DNA sequence from the Bradyrhizobium sp. CIAT3101 genome:
ATATCGAGCGTGTGCTGCGCGAGCGACGCGCCAACCTGACGCTCGACGAGTTCAACAACCTCGACCGCCGAATCGACGCGCTGATCCTCGAGGCCGGCGGCGAGCCCTTCCTCGCGCATACGATGCGGCCACTGCACACGCTCTACCGGCGCATCGGCTTCATCCATCACCGCCACATGCCGGGGCGGACCGACTTGTCGAGCACCATCGATCGCCATCTCGACATTTTGAATGCGATCGCCACACGCCGCGTTGAAGCTGCGGTGAATGCGAGCGACGCGCTGATCGATTTCATGGATACGATATTCGTCGGCATGGAGGCGGGGATCGATCCGCGCCTGCTCGATTGCAGCATCGAGCCGCTGCTCGACGCGTAGAAAAATTTCGAAGAGAGGACCAACATGTCAACGATGGCCGTGCCACAACCGACCGCGAGCGAAGCCGCGGTCCGCTATCTCATCACCAATTACAGTCCAAAGGGCAACAAGGTCGGCTGGCTGATGATGGCCTCGATCCTGGTCGAGGCCTGGGATCTCTATTCGATCGCCTTCGTGCTGATCTTCATCAAGGAGCAGTACAATCCCGATCCGTTGATGCTCGGCCTTGCCGCGGCCGGCACGCAAGGCGGTGCGCTGATCGGCGCGCTGCTCGGCGGCTGGCTGTCCGACAAGATCGGCCGCCGCGTGATGTTCCTGGTGACGATGGTGATGTTCATCGTGCTGGCGCTGGCGCAGGCTTTTGTGCCGAGCGTCGCCTGGCTCGTCGTGATCCGCTTCCTGCTCGGCATTCCGCTCGGCTCCGATATCTCGACCGGCTACACCTACATCATGGAATCCATGGCGAAAGGTGAGCGCGAGGTGATGGGCAATCGCTGGCAGTTCATGTTCGCCGTCGGCGAAGTGCTGACCATCGGCGTCATCGTGATCTTCCTGCTGCTCGACATTCAGCACGAGATGCTGTGGCGCGTGACGCTCGGCCTCGGTGCGGTGCCGGCGCTGATCATCCTGATCATGCGCCACGACGTGCCGGAGACGGCGGTGTGGCTGGTGCAGAAGGGGCGTTATCGTGAGGCCAAGCAGGTCGCGCGCGAGATGTTCAACGACGACCTCGCCATGCTGCCGGACCAGGACGTTCCGGTGCCGAAGGTCTCGACTCGTGCCTTCCTCGCCGACCTCAAGCAGGACCCGATCCGCTGGCGTGCGACGGTCTACGGCTGGATCGCCTGCTTCGCCCAAGGCAGCGAGTTCTCGACCTTCGCGTTCTATTTGCCCGTGCTGTTCGTGATGGTCGGCGTGTCGAGCGTGCTCGGGATCAACCTGGTGACCATGGCGCTGTTCTGCTTCGCGGCTCTGTCCGGCTGGGTCGGTCCGCTGCTGACGCCGAAGATCGGCCACCGCGGCATCGCGATCGCCGGCTTCTCGATCGTGCTGGCCTCGCTGCTGGTCGCAGCCTTCGCGCTCTACACCGACAACAAGATCCTGCTGCCGTTCGCGGCGGCCGCCATGTTGTGGGGTCACTATTGGGACGCGTCGAACTGCATGACGATCCCGACCATGGTCGCCAAGCCGAAGTACCGCGGCACGGCGAGCGGCTTCGCCTACATGTTCGTGAAGCTGCCGTCGTTCCTGGCGATCTTCCTGTTCCCGACGGTGTTCGCTGCAGTCGGGCAGGCCAGTGCCACCCTGATGGTCGCGATCTTCCCGCTGATCGGATTGCTCGCCGCAATCTTCATCCTGCCGGAAGTCTACGGCTACGAGAACGACTGACGGATAACGCCAAAGCAACAAACCGAAGGGGAGGCATCATGACGAAGTTTTCGCGCCGCGCGATGTTGGCGGGTATCGCAGGAGGGCTTGCAGCTCCGGCCCTGATCAGGCCGGCAGCCGCTGCCACGACGCTCAAAGTCTCGACGTCGTTTCCGAATGACCCGAAATTTTCGACGGCCCGGATCTGGTATGATCTCTTTCTGCCGCGGCTGAAGGAGGCGACCGACGGGCAGGTTGCGACACAATTCTTCCCGGACAATCAGCTCGGCCAGGAGGCCGATGTCGTCAACCAGGTCAAGTTGGGCGTCGTCGACATGATGCTTGTCGGCACGTCGATCTGGACCAACGTCGTGCCCGAGATCGGCGCGTTCGATCTCGGCTACATCTTCGCGGACTATGATCACATGCGAAGAGTTGCATCCTCACCAGGGGGTGAGGCCGTGCGACAGCTCCTGGTGAAAAAGGCCGGTGTGCATTTCCCTGCCTGGGGGCGCAATCTCGGCGCCCGCAATTTCATGACAAAGTTCGCGTTCAAGGAGCCCGCCGAGCTCGCCGGCAAGAAGATTCGCTGCCTGCCGAATCCGGTGGTGACGGAGACCGTCAAGCTCATGGGCGCCGCTGCAACGCCGATGGCGTTCGGCGAGATCTACACCGGACTTCAGGCCGGTGTGATCGACGGGCTGGAGCATGATGCCCCGACGATCATCTCGGCGAAATTCTATGAAACGGCCAAGAATTTCACGCTGACCAAGCATATTCACACGCCTTTCGGCGCTTTCATCAGCGACCGCACCATGACCAGACTGCCCGCGGCGCAGCGCGACGGCCTGATCAAGGCCATCCAGCAGGCCACGGATGAACACTTTGCCAAAGCCGGTCAGATCGAGGCGGACGCGACGGCGGAATTGAAGAAGCTCGGCGTGACCATTTCTGAATGCGATCGTGGCGCGTTCCGGGAGCACGTTCGACCGATGTGGGATCGCTTCGCCGAGCGAACACCCGCCGCGAAGCCGCTGCTGGATGCGATCCGCCAGACCGAAAACGGCTAGATCGATGACGACGCCTGTCACCGTGGCGCGAACCGGACAACTAGCGGTCGAAGGCATCTGGCCGGCTTTCCTGAAGGGCCTGCTGCTTGTTCTCGAGTGGACGGCAACGGCTCTGCTCGCGGCTGATCTTCTTGTCGTCATCGGATCGGTCCTCGCCCGGCATTTGTTCGACACGCCGGTGGAGTGGAGCGACGATGTTGCTCGCGCGCTGCTCCTTGCCGTGACCTTTCTCGGCGCGGCTGCGGCATTGGCGCGCGGCGACAATGCCGGCGTGACGTTCTTTGTCGATCGAATTGCGCCGCGCCGGCGCGAACAACTCGATGCCGCGGTGGCTGCGCTTGTTGTGATCATCACGGCTGCGTCGTTCTACTACGCAACCCAGTTACTGGTTGAAACGTCGGGTCAGACGGTCGGGGCCGGGGTGCCACAGGAAGTCTTCTTTGCTCCCCTCTGCGTTGCGACTGCTGCCATGACGCTTTTTGCGATCGATACCTGCCTGCGTTTCCGCCGGCGGGATACCGTCGCGGCGGTCGCCGGCTATGCGATCCTGGCCGCCCTCTGGACGGCCTGGCTGTCGCTCTCGCCAGACACCACGCCAGGACTGCCGTGGATCATGGGTCTCGTCTTTGTCGCGTCTTTGGTGGCCGGTGTCGCGATCGCTTTCGTTCTGGCGCTTTCCGCGCTGGTTTTTGTCTGGTGCGGCGACATGTTGCCGGGCCAGTTCCTTGCCCAGCAGATGGCGCGCGGCATCGACAACTTTGTGCTGCTTGCCGTGCCGTTCTTCATCCTGGTCGGCTATCTGATGGAGGCGAACGGCATGTCCGTCCGTCTGATCTCACTTCTGCAACGAGGTGCTGGCCGGATTCGCGGGGGCCTCGACGTCGTGATGGTCCTCGCGATGGTGATCTTTTCCGGCATCTCCGGTTCGAAGATGGCTGACATCGCGGCCGTCGGCTCCGTGTTGGTGCCAGCGGCCCGCAAATCCGGACAGAAGCCGGGAGACGCGGTCGCGCTGCTCGCGGCCTCGGCGGTCATGGCAGAGACTATTCCTCCCTGCGTGAATCTCATCATCCTTGGCTTTGTCGCGAACTTGTCGATCGGCGGCCTGTTCATGGCGGGTCTGCTCCCTTCGGCGCTGATGGCACTCGCCCTCATTCTCACGGCTGTGGTCGCGGGGCGTCGCACCACGCAGGCCGCGATTGTCGGCGGCGCCGGCGAATCCATGACGAGCATGGCGACCAGCGGCGTCGCGGCGTTCGGCCTGATCGTGCTGATTTTCGGCGGCTATCGATCGGGCTTTGCAACTGCGACGGAGATTTCTGCTTTTGCGGTTGTCTATGCACTGGCCGTCGGGTGGGTCTTATTCCGGGAGATGACCTGGACGGCAGTCGGCTCGGTCATGCGGCACGCGGCCGTGCGCTCAGGGATGGTTCTTTTCATCGTAGCGGCCGCCCAGAGCCTGGCTTATGTCCTGACGCTCCAGCAGATCCCGCACGCGATTGCGGATGTCCTGGTGGCTTTGACCGCCCAGCACGGGCGTTGGGTCTTTCTTCTTCTCTCTGTCCTGATCCTGATCGTGATGGGATCCGTTCTGGAGGGAGCCGCTGCACTGATCATCTTCGCGCCGCTGCTGATGCCGGTGGCACGGCAACTCGGCGTCGATCCCCTCCATTACGGGGTCATCCTTGTCGTGGGCATGGGGATCGGGCTATTTGCACCTCCGCTCGGTCTCGGCCTCTATGGTGCGTGCCTCATCGGCGGTGTGCGGCTCGAGGACACCATCGTGCCGATCTTGAAGTATCTCGGGATACTCTTCCTTTGCCTGATCCTGATCGCCTTTGTCCCGGAGATCAGCACGGCCCTGCCGAGGGCGTTGGGATACTGACGGCCCTCCAATGGGCCGCAGTGTCGTGTCGCCGATGATGACATTGTGCCTCTGTTTTGCCCGACGTGTCAAACGGGTTCGGAAAATGCGCATGGCGACGCGCGGACGGTGGTCGGCTACTTTGCATGGGGTTGTTTTCGATATTTTGAGATCGACTGACCACGCTCACCTGATCGCGGCCGCGAGCGCGGCGATCAGGGCGGGCGGTGTCACCAAAATGCCGAGCTTGAGGAACGGCCAGGCGCCGACCTCGATCTTCTCCCGCCGCAGCGCGACCAGCCAGAGGATGGTCGCGAGCGAGCCGGTGACCGACAAATTGGGTCCGAGATCGACGCCGATCAGGATGGCGCTGACGACAGGGGCCGGCAGATGATCGCTGGCGGCGACCGAGCCCGCGACAAGGCCGACGGGCAG
Encoded proteins:
- a CDS encoding MFS transporter; translated protein: MSTMAVPQPTASEAAVRYLITNYSPKGNKVGWLMMASILVEAWDLYSIAFVLIFIKEQYNPDPLMLGLAAAGTQGGALIGALLGGWLSDKIGRRVMFLVTMVMFIVLALAQAFVPSVAWLVVIRFLLGIPLGSDISTGYTYIMESMAKGEREVMGNRWQFMFAVGEVLTIGVIVIFLLLDIQHEMLWRVTLGLGAVPALIILIMRHDVPETAVWLVQKGRYREAKQVAREMFNDDLAMLPDQDVPVPKVSTRAFLADLKQDPIRWRATVYGWIACFAQGSEFSTFAFYLPVLFVMVGVSSVLGINLVTMALFCFAALSGWVGPLLTPKIGHRGIAIAGFSIVLASLLVAAFALYTDNKILLPFAAAAMLWGHYWDASNCMTIPTMVAKPKYRGTASGFAYMFVKLPSFLAIFLFPTVFAAVGQASATLMVAIFPLIGLLAAIFILPEVYGYEND
- a CDS encoding TRAP transporter substrate-binding protein → MTKFSRRAMLAGIAGGLAAPALIRPAAAATTLKVSTSFPNDPKFSTARIWYDLFLPRLKEATDGQVATQFFPDNQLGQEADVVNQVKLGVVDMMLVGTSIWTNVVPEIGAFDLGYIFADYDHMRRVASSPGGEAVRQLLVKKAGVHFPAWGRNLGARNFMTKFAFKEPAELAGKKIRCLPNPVVTETVKLMGAAATPMAFGEIYTGLQAGVIDGLEHDAPTIISAKFYETAKNFTLTKHIHTPFGAFISDRTMTRLPAAQRDGLIKAIQQATDEHFAKAGQIEADATAELKKLGVTISECDRGAFREHVRPMWDRFAERTPAAKPLLDAIRQTENG
- a CDS encoding TRAP transporter large permease subunit; the encoded protein is MTTPVTVARTGQLAVEGIWPAFLKGLLLVLEWTATALLAADLLVVIGSVLARHLFDTPVEWSDDVARALLLAVTFLGAAAALARGDNAGVTFFVDRIAPRRREQLDAAVAALVVIITAASFYYATQLLVETSGQTVGAGVPQEVFFAPLCVATAAMTLFAIDTCLRFRRRDTVAAVAGYAILAALWTAWLSLSPDTTPGLPWIMGLVFVASLVAGVAIAFVLALSALVFVWCGDMLPGQFLAQQMARGIDNFVLLAVPFFILVGYLMEANGMSVRLISLLQRGAGRIRGGLDVVMVLAMVIFSGISGSKMADIAAVGSVLVPAARKSGQKPGDAVALLAASAVMAETIPPCVNLIILGFVANLSIGGLFMAGLLPSALMALALILTAVVAGRRTTQAAIVGGAGESMTSMATSGVAAFGLIVLIFGGYRSGFATATEISAFAVVYALAVGWVLFREMTWTAVGSVMRHAAVRSGMVLFIVAAAQSLAYVLTLQQIPHAIADVLVALTAQHGRWVFLLLSVLILIVMGSVLEGAAALIIFAPLLMPVARQLGVDPLHYGVILVVGMGIGLFAPPLGLGLYGACLIGGVRLEDTIVPILKYLGILFLCLILIAFVPEISTALPRALGY